One segment of Ipomoea triloba cultivar NCNSP0323 chromosome 12, ASM357664v1 DNA contains the following:
- the LOC115999217 gene encoding L-type lectin-domain containing receptor kinase IV.1-like — protein MIFKLVIWLVISSALLDFVGSEDVGFTYHGFNSANLSLDGAAGVMPNGILMLTNETTFQTSRALYSVPVNFKSASNGSSFSFSTTFVFAIVPGHSSLDGHGMTFAISPVGGLPGGLDAPYLGLFNGSNNGKSTNHVVAVELDTMQTKEFRDIDGNHVGIDINGMISNVSKSAGYFDDTDNTFRSLRLAGSKAIKVWVEYDGKAKQMDVTMAPLMVSKPKKPILSFSYDLSMVFQETMSVGFTAATGAVVSTQYVLGWSFKMNGVALELDPYKLPKLPRIGPKERPKVLVIGVPMVSTVLFVVIFLGVVYYIGRKRKFAELLEDWELEFGPHRFKYKDLYYATKGFSEKELLGTGGFGMVYRGVLKCSKMEIAVKRVSHGSRQGMREFVAEIVSIGRLRHRNLVPLLGYCRRKGELLLVYEYMPYGSLDKILFDNPKPTLGWSQRFGVIKGVASGLLYLHEEWEKLVIHRDVKASNVLLDGELNGRLGDFGLARLYDHGTDPQTTHLVGTIGYLAPEQTRAGKATTCTDVYAFGAFLLEVVCGRRPLDPQVEDDDDAVLVDRVFSYWCRGEILKTVDSNLGADYVVGEVELVLKLGLLCCQYEPMGRPSMRQAVLYLQGALPLPELSLLRISSAGIRF, from the coding sequence ATGATTTTCAAGCTTGTAATATGGCTAGTTATTTCTTCAGCACTGCTAGACTTTGTGGGCTCAGAAGATGTCGGATTCACGTACCACGGATTCAATTCGGCCAATCTGAGCCTCGATGGAGCGGCCGGGGTCATGCCCAATGGCATCCTGATGCTAACAAATGAGACTACGTTTCAAACAAGTCGAGCCTTGTATTCTGTACCTGTGAATTTCAAGAGTGCATCAAATGGTTCATCTTTCTCTTTCTCAACAACCTTTGTGTTCGCTATTGTGCCGGGGCACTCGAGTTTGGATGGCCATGGAATGACCTTTGCTATTTCCCCTGTAGGAGGCCTCCCGGGGGGGCTTGATGCCCCGTATCTAGGCCTGTTCAACGGCAGCAACAATGGCAAATCCACTAACCATGTAGTGGCAGTGGAGCTTGACACTATGCAGACCAAAGAGTTTCGTGATATCGATGGGAACCACGTTGGAATTGATATCAATGGAATGATATCTAATGTGTCAAAATCGGCAGGGTATTTTGATGACACGGATAATACGTTTCGTAGCTTGAGACTTGCTGGGAGCAAGGCAATCAAGGTGTGGGTAGAATATGATGGCAAGGCTAAGCAAATGGATGTTACAATGGCTCCTTTGATGGTATCTAAGCCTAAAAAGCCCATCTTGTCTTTTTCCTATGATCTTTCAATGGTTTTTCAGGAAACTATGTCTGTGGGGTTCACAGCCGCCACGGGTGCGGTGGTTTCAACCCAATACGTTCTGGGTTGGAGCTTTAAAATGAACGGAGTAGCTTTAGAGCTCGATCCCTATAAACTCCCAAAGCTCCCTAGAATTGGGCCTAAGGAGAGACCAAAAGTCTTGGTTATTGGGGTGCCAATGGTTTCAACAGTTTTGTTTGTGGTAATCTTCTTAGGAGTTGTTTATTACATTGGGAGGAAGAGGAAGTTTGCGGAGTTGCTTGAGGATTGGGAATTGGAGTTTGGACCTCATAGGTTTAAGTACAAGGATTTGTACTATGCTACCAAGGGGTTTTCAGAGAAGGAGCTATTAGGAACAGGGGGATTTGGGATGGTTTACCGAGGGGTGTTGAAGTGTTCTAAGATGGAAATTGCAGTGAAGAGGGTGTCTCATGGATCCAGGCAGGGGATGAGGGAATTCGTGGCGGAGATCGTAAGCATTGGGCGATTGCGCCATAGAAACTTAGTGCCACTTTTAGGGTATTGCAGGCGAAAAGGTGAGCTTCTCTTGGTGTATGAGTACATGCCTTATGGAAGTCTAGACAAGATTTTGTTTGACAACCCAAAACCCACCCTTGGTTGGAGCCAAAGGTTTGGTGTCATCAAGGGCGTCGCGTCGGGGCTGCTCTACCTCCACGAGGAGTGGGAGAAGCTCGTGATCCACAGAGATGTTAAGGCCAGTAATGTGTTGCTAGACGGGGAGCTTAATGGGAGATTGGGCGATTTTGGTCTGGCTAGACTGTATGACCATGGGACGGACCCTCAAACCACTCATTTAGTGGGGACGATAGGGTACCTTGCCCCGGAGCAAACTAGGGCCGGGAAGGCCACAACGTGCACCGATGTGTATGCTTTCGGGGCATTCTTGCTTGAAGTTGTGTGCGGGAGAAGGCCACTCGATCCCCAAGTCGAAGACGACGATGATGCCGTCCTCGTTGATCGCGTCTTTTCTTATTGGTGTAGAGGTGAAATTCTGAAAACTGTGGATTCAAATTTGGGGGCGGATTATGTTGTAGGAGAAGTGGAGCTAGTTTTGAAGCTTGGTCTGCTTTGTTGCCAATACGAGCCAATGGGTCGGCCAAGTATGCGGCAGGCTGTGCTCTATTTGCAGGGAGCTCTGCCTTTACCAGAGCTCTCATTGCTAAGAATTTCCAGTGCCGGAATCAGGTTCTGA
- the LOC115998697 gene encoding L-type lectin-domain containing receptor kinase IV.2-like gives MMCLKLLILVAIAAAQLCYATSGEIEFTYNGFRSANLSLDGVAQITSNVLLRLTNEATLKIGRAFYPMPINFKNSPNASAFSFSTTFVCAMVPQFPAPFTHGLTFAITPPGGLPGALPYPYFGLFNETNSYGNATNHVVAVEFDTTQSPQFDDIDNNHVGIDINGLRSALAKPAGYYQGNQFHNLSLGSGKPIQVWVEYDGRAKQMNVTVAPLSVGKPSKPLLSFPHDISLDILETVSLGFTSATGSIASSQYVLGWSFKMNGIAQELDPSKLPKLPRVGPKRKSRFLVIGVPVITIFFLIIIALGVGYYVYRKRKFAELVEDWELDYGPHRFTYKELYYATKGFSAKEILGAGGFGSVYRGVLPNKQGEIAVKKIYHQSTQGMRAFIAEVASMGRLCHRNLVPLLGYCRRKRELLLVYEYMPNGSLDRYLFDKPIRTLSWDQRFQVIKGVASGLFYIHEEWEQVVVHRDIKSSNVLLDSEWNGRLGDFGLARLYDHGTDPQTTHVVGTHGYLAPEHIRTGKATPSSDMFAFGAFLLEVACGRRPIEQKVPNDVFILVEWVFSLWSRGEILHTVDPKLGENYVVDEANIVLKLGLLCSLLDIEFRPTIRQVVRYLEGSIALPELSILTLSTAGLTVSRSEGFDDFVSSLTFSGEKIGSRRSSVMNPIISEGR, from the coding sequence ATGATGTGCCTCAAGCTTCTAATATTGGTAGCCATCGCTGCTGCTCAACTTTGCTATGCAACGTCTGGGGAGATCGAATTCACATACAACGGATTTAGGTCGGCCAATCTGAGCCTGGACGGAGTAGCCCAGATCACTTCCAATGTCTTACTCAGGCTAACAAATGAAGCCACGTTGAAGATAGGCCGTGCCTTTTACCCCATGCCTATCAATTTCAAGAATTCACCCAACGCCTCAGCTTTCTCCTTCTCCACCACCTTTGTCTGTGCTATGGTGCCCCAGTTTCCCGCTCCGTTCACTCACGGCCTTACCTTTGCGATTACACCACCAGGAGGTCTTCCTGGAGCACTTCCGTACCCATATTTTGGGCTTTTCAATGAAACAAACTCCTATGGCAATGCTACCAACCATGTGGTGGCAGTGGAGTTTGATACCACCCAGAGTCCTCAATTTGATGATATCGATAACAACCATGTAGGAATCGATATCAACGGCTTGAGATCAGCTTTAGCAAAACCAGCAGGGTACTACCAGGGCAACCAATTTCATAACCTTAGTCTTGGAAGCGGCAAGCCAATACAAGTTTGGGTGGAATATGATGGCAGAGCTAAGCAAATGAATGTCACTGTGGCTCCTCTCAGTGTGGGTAAACCAAGTAAGCCTCTTTTGTCTTTCCCCCATGATATTTCTCTGGACATACTAGAAACCGTCTCTCTCGGCTTCACATCGGCCACTGGTTCAATTGCATCATCCCAATATGTTCTAGGGTGGAGCTTCAAAATGAATGGCATTGCTCAAGAACTAGACCCCTCTAAACTTCCAAAGCTTCCACGGGTGGGGCCTAAGAGAAAATCTAGATTTCTAGTCATTGGGGTGCCTGTgattacaatattttttctgaTTATTATTGCTCTTGGAGTGGGTTATTATGTATACAGGAAGAGGAAGTTTGCAGAGTTGGTTGAGGACTGGGAACTCGACTATGGACCTCACAGGTTCACGTACAAAGAATTGTACTATGCTACCAAGGGATTTTCAGCCAAAGAAATATTGGGGGCAGGCGGTTTTGGGAGTGTTTATAGAGGCGTGTTGCCTAACAAGCAAGGTGAGATTGCTGTGAAGAAAATTTACCATCAATCAACACAAGGAATGAGAGCCTTTATTGCTGAAGTTGCTAGCATGGGTCGGCTATGTCATAGGAATTTAGTTCCTCTTCTCGGGTATTGCAGACGTAAAAGGGAGTTGCTTTTGGTTTATGAGTACATGCCTAATGGAAGTCTTGACAGATATTTGTTTGACAAACCAATACGCACCCTCAGTTGGGACCAAAGATTTCAAGTAATCAAAGGAGTGGCATCAGGTCTATTCTATATACATGAAGAATGGGAGCAAGTGGTGGTTCACAGAGATATAAAGTCTAGTAATGTTTTACTGGATAGTGAGTGGAATGGAAGACTAGGAGACTTTGGTCTAGCTAGATTGTATGATCATGGAACTGATCCTCAAACTACACATGTTGTAGGCACTCATGGCTACCTTGCCCCGGAACATATTAGAACAGGCAAGGCTACACCAAGCTCTGATATGTTTGCTTTCGGAGCATTCTTACTTGAAGTTGCATGTGGCAGAAGGCCTATAGAGCAAAAAGTTCCAAATGATGTTTTTATTTTGGTGGAGTGGGTGTTTTCATTGTGGAGTAGAGGTGAAATATTGCATACGGTTGATCCTAAACTTGGAGAAAATTATGTCGTTGATGAAGCAAATATTGTCTTAAAGCTTGGATTGTTGTGTTCTCTGCTAGATATAGAATTCAGGCCTACCATTCGACAAGTCGTTCGATATTTGGAGGGCTCTATAGCTCTACCAGAGCTATCAATACTCACTCTCTCCACAGCTGGCCTCACTGTTTCTCGAAGCGAAGGTTTTGATGATTTTGTTTCGTCACTTACATTTTCCGGAGAGAAGATAGGCTCACGCCGTTCTTCAGTTATGAACCCCATTATCTCTGAAGGTCGTTGA
- the LOC116000526 gene encoding L-type lectin-domain containing receptor kinase IV.2-like produces the protein MMCLKLIVLVAIFAAGASGDLEFTFNGFRSANLSLDGIAEITPDGLLRLTNETMLQKGRAFYPMPITFKNSPNASAFSFSTTFVCAMVPQNPSLFTHGLTFAITPPGGLPGALPYPYFGLFNDTSDGNSSNHVVAVELDTLQNREFDDIDNNHVGIDINGLRSALAKSAGYYQGNQVHNFSLGSGKPIQVWVEYDGRAKQMNVTVAPFSVGKPSKPLLSFPHDISLDILETVSLGFTSATGSTVSTQYVLGWSFKLNGVAQELDPSKLPKLPRVGPKRKSRFLVIGVPLISIVSLVIVLSGVGYYVLRKRKFAELLEDWELEYGPHRFHYKELYLATKGFSEKQLLGAGGFGRVYRGVLPNSQGEIAVKKIYHQSTQGMKAFIAEVVSMGRLCHRNLVPLLGYCRRKRELFLVYDYMPNGSLDKYLFDNPVHTLGWNQRFEVIKGVASALFYLHEGWEQIVVHRDIKASNILLDSEGNGRIGDFGLARLYDHGTDPQTTHIVGTLGYLAPEYVRTGKATTSSDVFAFGAFLLEVACGRRPIESKAPNEDLALVEWVFSWWSRGEILEAIDPKLGKDYVIEEVDIVLKLGLLCSLLDIEFRPSIRQVVRYLEGSVALPELSLLTLSTAGLIVSRSEGFDDFVLSLSNFEGNSGCSSITNSTISEGR, from the coding sequence ATGATGTGCCTCAAGCTTATAGTGCTAGTAGCCATCTTTGCTGCTGGAGCGTCTGGAGACCTGGAGTTCACATTCAACGGATTCAGGTCGGCCAATCTGAGCCTGGACGGAATAGCTGAGATCACACCCGATGGCTTACTCAGGCTAACAAATGAAACCATGTTGCAGAAAGGCCGTGCCTTTTACCCAATGCCTATCACTTTCAAGAATTCCCCCAACGCCTCTGCTTTCTCCTTCTCCACCACCTTTGTCTGTGCTATGGTGCCCCAGAATCCGAGTTTGTTCACCCACGGCCTTACCTTCGCCATCACGCCCCCGGGAGGCCTTCCGGGGGCACTTCCCTACCCGTATTTCGGCCTTTTCAATGACACCTCGGATGGCAATTCTTCGAACCATGTGGTGGCAGTGGAGCTTGATACCCTCCAGAATCGGGAATTCGATGATATTGATAACAACCATGTTGGAATTGATATCAATGGGTTGAGATCAGCTTTAGCAAAATCAGCAGGGTACTATCAGGGCAACCAGGTTCATAACTTTAGCCTTGGAAGCGGCAAGCCAATACAGGTTTGGGTGGAATATGATGGCAGGGCTAAGCAAATGAATGTCACTGTGGCTCCTTTTAGTGTGGGTAAACCAAGTAAGCCTCTCTTGTCTTTTCCCCATGATATTTCTCTGGACATACTAGAAACGGTCTCTCTCGGCTTCACATCCGCCACGGGTTCAACAGTGTCAACCCAATATGTTCTTGGGTGGAGCTTCAAACTGAATGGTGTTGCTCAAGAACTAGATCCCTCTAAACTCCCAAAGCTTCCACGAGTGGGGCCTAAGAGAAAGTCTAGATTTTTGGTGATTGGTGTGCCTTTGATTTCAATAGTTTCTCTGGTTATTGTCTTGTCTGGAGTGGGCTATTATGTGTTGAGGAAGAGGAAGTTTGCAGAGTTGCTTGAGGACTGGGAACTCGAGTATGGGCCTCACAGGTTCCATTACAAAGAATTGTACTTAGCAACCAAGGGGTTTTCAGAGAAACAACTATTGGGTGCTGGGGGATTTGGCAGGGTTTATAGAGGTGTGTTGCCCAACTCACAAGGTGAGATTGCTGTGAAGAAAATTTACCATCAATCAACACAAGGAATGAAAGCCTTCATAGCTGAAGTTGTTAGTATGGGTCGGTTGTGTCATAGGAATTTAGTTCCTCTTCTTGGCTATTGTAGGCGTAAAAGAGAGCTGTTCTTGGTTTATGACTACATGCCTAATGGAAGTCTTGACAAGTATTTGTTTGACAACCCAGTACACACCCTCGGTTGGAACCAAAGGTTTGAAGTAATCAAAGGAGTAGCATCAGCTTTGTTCTATCTACATGAAGGATGGGAGCAGATCGTGGTTCATAGAGATATAAAGGCTAGTAATATCTTACTAGATAGTGAGGGAAATGGACGAATAGGAGATTTTGGCCTAGCTCGATTGTATGATCATGGCACTGATCCTCAAACTACACATATAGTCGGAACTCTTGGCTATCTTGCACCGGAGTACGTTAGAACAGGCAAGGCCACAACAAGCTCTGATGTGTTTGCTTTCGGAGCATTCTTGCTTGAAGTTGCATGTGGTAGAAGGCCTATAGAGTCAAAAGCACCAAATGAGGATCTTGCTTTGGTGGAGTGGGTGTTTTCATGGTGGAGTAGAGGTGAAATACTAGAGGCTATTGATCCTAAACTTGGCAAAGATTACGTTATTGAGGAAGTAGATATTGTCTTGAAGCTTGGGTTATTGTGTTCTCTACTAGATATAGAATTTAGGCCTAGCATTCGACAAGTTGTTCGGTACTTGGAGGGCTCTGTAGCTCTACCAGAACTGTCATTGCTTACCCTCTCCACCGCTGGCCTAATTGTTTCCCGAAGTGAAGGctttgatgattttgttttgtcACTTTCCAATTTTGAAGGTAATTCAGGTTGTTCTTCCATCACGAACTCCACTATCTCTGAAGGTCGTTGA